The segment CCCCCACCGAAAGCACCTACTATATCAATACCAAATGAATCCTTCAGTTTGAACAACGGTCATGTAGCAAAGACTTACATGCTTTTACTTAGAGTTTATTGTACATCCAGCACTGGCTGCCTTATGCATAACTGTGATTTAGATGGTTTGTACAGACGCATGGAATAAATTAAATCAAAAGGTATACTTCTACTATGTGTATTTGCTTTGTGTTTTCAGAACCAGCCCAGAAACGTCGTAAATCCTCCACTGGTTCGATTAAAACTGGAGGCGAAGAAGTCAAATTGTATGGTTCTGAGCTGATAGTCTATGATAAACATAATCGATGCTTATTGACAGATGGCGATTATGAATTAGGTTTACAAGAAGTACAAACCAATGTTCGATCTAGCCCAAAGAAGCACAGCTCTTGGGAGTCTGTACCTGACATCAAGGAATGTGGCCCTTTTGAAGTATTTAGCAAAGGACCGACATTAAAATTTAGACTTAATTGGACGATGGAACCGAGCAATGGTTTGGTAGATAGGCCAACTCCGATATACCCTATACCAAACGGTGATAACAAAGAAAACAGATCGGGAAATAGTAAGTGTTACATCacttcaacataaataaatttttataaatatttgctagtgtggtcgacacctttgtttatgcttgagacacgaaatttaaaattttcgagATTGTAAATACTATATGCAAGCAATTAAAAGTTAACAGAGAAAGATAAATTGACTAAATTATTGATTCGTTTCAGCTGGTCTTGAACGTTCTTCcacaaacaacaacaacaataataataatactaataataataatagtaatcacaataataacaataacacacTGCCAACACCTAGTCCTCTTAATTCTTCAAGGATGACCACAACTAATGAAAAGGCAGATAATTCAACGAGTACACAACAAATAGTTTATCAATTTCTGTACAATAATAATAGTCGTCAACAGACGGAAGCCTGCGAAGATTTACATTGTCCATGGTGTTCGTTAGATTGTGGAAAACTTTATTCTcttttaaaacatttaaaattatGTCATTCGCGATTCACATTCACATACGTGGTGAGTGCttgaaagtaatattttatcttTATGAATGAAACGTCGTCACataaactttatttattttgatAGCCGATTCCGCAAGGTGCTCGTATAGATGTAGCAATAAACGAATGCTACGATGGCTCCTACGCAGGTAGTCCCCATGAGTTGATTTCGCAACCATCTAACGTAGCTTTCTCAAGAACAGGGCCAATGAGACGCACAagtgtaacaaatattttagtATGTCGCCCGAAACGAACAAAACCAAGCCTTTCAGAGTTCCTGGAGCTTGATGAGAATGAATATGAAAGCCAAAGACCTTATATTACTGGACACAATAGGTATAACACTCAACTAAGATACACAAACACTGTATCCTCTGTTACGTGATTACGGTCCATtacataaacaatttttataggtTGTATCATCATACTGTTACATGTTTACCTATATATCCAAAAGAAATGGATATCGACTCGGAAGGGGAAAACGATCCGAAATGGTTACAAACAAAAACGATGATGATGATCGATGATTTCACTGATGTAAACGAGGGCGAGAAAGAACTCATGAAAATGTGGAATTTACATGTCATGAAACATGGCTATGTAGGAGACTGCCAAATACCACTAGCTTGCCAAATGTTTTTAGAGACTAAAGGAAAAGAATTGCtcatgaaaaatttatatcgtAATTTCGTTTTACATATGTGCAGTTTGTTTGACTTTGGACTGATCAGTCCTGTGATCCTGTATCAAATGATCCAACGATTACAAGAGATTATGAAAGAAGGTGGCGAGAATAGTGACATTCGGAAAGTTTTACAAAAATCCCACGAAGCTCAAGTTGACAAATGGATTAGTACTGGTTGTCACGCGTCTTCAGATACTAGTAAACAAGTACTAATTACAAGCACTAAAGTGAATTTTAATAACGACGGGGGAAGTTCTAATGCGAGACGAAAAACATCTTTACCGCTTGGTTCGCCGAATTCACAAAATGTAAAGACGACTGTATCTATTCATAATAATGTTAGTAAACATGCTAGCATGATAACCACGTCGTCGAACAAGGCTGTAAGTCATAGTAATACCATTCAAAACTCCGTTAACAAAAATGCTGGGACATTTACCTCTGTACAAAGCAATGCGAATAAGACTGCTTCTACAGCGAGCGTAACAAGTACTGTTAACAGTAAAACATCTTCGACTATTTCAATGTCCAACGGAGTGTCCAATCAAAATGAAACGGCACAAAGGCAATCCAGTGATATACCGACACGGCGTAAAAGTACAAATTCGATTACTCAAGCTTTAGAGAACACAACGCCTTtacgccgaaaatcgatggccaGTGAAAGTGCAACtaccgaatatcatagaaggaaaTTGGTTTTGGATACAATACCGAATACCAGCACCACTCATCAAAAACCGGCCCAAAATGGAAGTAGTTATTAGTGAACGTTATACATGTGCGCTATGCTAATTGTACGTTTTTGTACAGTACTTGTTGCAAAGATAATTCCCGAATAGGATGATTGATATTAAGCTAATACTTGATAATCACCGCTCTAGCCAGTAAAACGAATTTTCTATGAATTCGAAAGATTTAATGTATAAAAAGAAAAGGAATAACATATTTCCAGATCAACACTGAAATATTAGTAATTTATAACTCTGATTAAAATCTTGACGTTACGTTAAAGAATTTGAATACATTCGATTAAAAGCTTTATCTcatgaaaatataataataataataatacccgTTCTTTTTTGGTCTAGTCAATGGCACTTTGTTTATCAATTCTCTAAAACTATTTGCTTAACAATGTACAAAAACTCTATTGCCTCATAAATCATAAATATGATTTTCAATATTCGTGAAGTGTAATCATTGGTTTAAATATAACAATACTGAAACAATACGAGAAATGTGAAAAAATaacgataaaataatatatattaaaatttatatataattgcTATTTGTGGAATGTCTCGAGGGCACTGAATAAGTCTAGTAAATTCATAATTAGAAATGATAGATTATTCTTTTACATAGTAAAACAGTTGTACCTTCtatgtaatattaatttaaattatcaaTTAGATTTATAGATGAATTTATTAATATCTAAGGTTGAAACAAAATTGGAAAGCTATCACGCAATCTCTTTAATGATGGGACCTTGGATAATGGATTACTTCAAATATTTCTTGTAAACTCAATTTAATAAACTGAGGCTGTAAATTATAAGTTTTACCCAAAATAAGGAATAAGTAAATAGTTATACAGAAGTGCCTTTACAAAACCAGGGAATCTGAATATGAGAGTGACTATCGCTAAGTTGTATCTCCTATGTTGAGTACACATACTCATTTTATAATGCGTTAAATCTCTTCTTGATTTAGCAAAATAATTTATCGTCGATTGTCGTTCTCTCAGATGAACTTGTGGATGAAATTTAGTACACATGTCACAATGAACTGTTCTTCGTGTAATGTACACAACTTTACTGCCGATAGTCGTTcgaagaaatatatttatacCCGTTAGTGATGAATCGTACGCGACGATTCTTTTTAACTAAATTTgaaggaattttttaaatttcgcttCAACTCTTAGAGATTGATCGTTTACAGGGGACATTTTGTTCTCTTCGCACGACTTCAATCACTGtccattaatattattacttaTGTTAGGTtgtaaataaaacaaaacaataaatatatgGACATGATAAATCGTACAGATTTTTATTTgatattgttaaaaaaaatttcttgaatTTTCTAGAAGTAATGATTTTTCACAACACTTTTACTCGCAATCAGTAAAATTTCTGTTATACATAGATAGAAATACTTTTGTCGAGAAAGTATTCTAACTTATAGCTGCTCCGAAATGAATTGAGTCAAAGAGAAGTGCATGTTTTGTAGTctgtttaatgaaaaattacaaaGTAGAGGGAttctttcaatttatattttattatgtataTTGAATTTTCGCAACTTCTGGTACTAACTTTTTTCTTATCGTATTTCACCCTATGCACTCCTTTTTGAAGAGTCAATTCATTATGGAAgacctataataataataataataatcactaTCCAGTTTTGACTGAATGTAGtatttacatatgtacatatttatatacataacaGTTGATTTATAGTACTCaagtgtttttttttaattacaaataataatacCATTAAATAGATGTTGAAGAATTTCTATAGCTAAATACATACATGTTTTCACAtacttataatttataaattgtacAATTTCTTCCCTAAATTGATAAGATCTCATATGTAAAATCCCCTCTCCTGTTATCgttaataattttcaataaGAATACTTTTTGATTTTAAGttattaaattgttttaatttctacaatgtaattaaaattGTAACTTGATACCGTctacaaatttattaatatttttgttattaatgatACAATCTATAATACTTCTTATTTActttttttctaattattatGTATTGGATTAAATTATtcgtttaatttattttgtattttcatAAGTATCATTTGCTTTAATCTATTGTACTTGAAATATCGTGGAAAGTCTATTTTAATGTACTCAATTTGCCAATTTTGTTTCTCTGTTTCAATGCGTTTCAAGAATTCTTCGTACATTGGAGCTGTAGTGTCCATATTAGCTACAGTGAAAACATATCTTTTCTCTAAAGCAATGTAGATAGTCTTTGGAATTTTTGAAGACAAAAGTTTCTTCAGCGTTTCAACAAATCCTTCTGTTATGTTCTCATCGTAAATTACTGAAAAGCAACGTAGCAGAATAAATTTGTACTTCGTCTCGATTTCGGATTATTTAACATTATAGCTTACCATCTGCTGCCAAAATGATTGTTGCTTCGTTCATTCTTTTTGCATAGAATGTAGGCCACGTTGAACTTAAAAAGTTTAATTCCGTAACGTAAAACTTTGATTTAATGTAAGCACTGTTtcttaaaaagtttttacgtattaattttaaaattcctTGTACATCAACGtctaaaaagtaaaataaatattattacaatATGGCTACATAATTACAATGGATAATTTTAGTAGacttaaaatttaaatgttCTATTACCTGTACAAATTACTTCTTTAGCCAAAAAGCTTGCAACTATACTAGTTAAACCAACTCCAGCTCCTAGTTCTAAAACTGTCTTATCTTTAAATAAATCAGGATTTGACAGAATATAATCAGCTAACAACAAGGCACCTCGCCATACTTGTAATCCCACATGTTGCATTTGTGTAGTTGTACGATGttctaaaaatataattagatatATCATCGTTTCTTCAAACATAGAACtatatacataaaatttatATACCTATAATTAATTTCTCTTCTTTTTGTCTGTCTACATCTAAATCATTGTCACTGTCATGTGTTAAAATGTAGTTAGCACAATTTGGCTTAATCATATAAGACGGACACTTAAAAATAAAGGTAGATATTGCAGCTGAAAAAATTGATTATATAAAGATTATATTAATACATATATACCCTTTGTACATTACATAAAAACGACAGTCTGtacaatatttcataaaaaatcaATACGCACTGCCATTGTTCAACTTGATAGAGGAATTCTTATTTTCTGTGAATATTTCTGATGTTACTGTATATGGTGTCATATTTTTCTCTTCACTGTTAAATTCAGAAACTTTCTAGGTTTCCAATGTTTATTCTTTTACTAAACAAACAAGATTACATTTTCCAACATTCTGAgacctaaataaataaaaaaataattatctcaCAATAACTTTATCTATACATGAAGGTGCGGTTGGATAAATTATTTCAACATCAACTAAAAATATACATGCATTTTAACGAAAATTTATATTCACTGATTATAAAAACGTACTTTTATACATAAATGAGGGACAGTATTATTACAGTTCGTAAAATAAAACATTATCTTTATAATGTACGTAAATACATACCTCAGACTGTAATTATTAAGATAATAACAACAGTTTACTGATTGGGCATAATCACGACTTATGCATTCCATTCCTTTCAAACGTTTATATTAACTGCACTTATGTAATGTGCTATTATATAGATTAAAATATGTCTGAATATGTCTCATCTCTAacaaattttaaattacattcaATTGATTTCGATAGAGTTCGAAAATAATTACGGTAATACTACACGgtaatgtatatatgtataaatttccATATTTCACGCAATTatggaaaaaaattaattttttaaattatataccTATTACTTTGCATATATAGAGGACATtaactacatatatatatatatatatatatattaatttcagTTTGAAATGTACAAAGTGTTGCCGCgtggtaaataaatacatatgatACGGCACTGTACGGCACGCACGGAAATTATGACTTAAAATTTTTTACCAAATAAAATgccacatatatatatgtatatctgtgcatttgaacattttacatatgtataaataatatacgagacaaattttgtatgtaaataaatatacatattatgtacccagacagcacagtctgcccgagcctaccgccggacccagctagccgagccccagcccgtaacctgtcgggctggggctcggctagctgggtccggcggtagGCTCGGTCAGACTGTGCTGTCTGGGACATTTACAGTACATTTTCAAGTTatagatgaaatttaaaaatatataaatagtataatatttacattatacagtatatataaacatGAAAGGAAAGGATAATAAAAACATGTGTAAGAAAACTAtgtaaaagaaataataaaccTTTTATTAGCTTTACATGAGCCTCGGTTACGTTTTACGtacttttatttctttaaaataaaagaCAGTTTATAACCTACATATATTTCATTTGCACATTATACAGATATGCATGTATGAAATAAATACTGTTATATATGTTAGATTCTTTCCCTTTTATTACTTGCAGGCGTTGTACCaataatttatatagaattttgaCCAGAAAATGTGGCAAGGTTGAATTTCAGTTTCCAAAAGATGTGAAATGTATGTATCTTTCTTTCAGAGCGAGAAAATGAGATTATCATgggaaaataaataatattctgaTTCTTGTTATAGGTATGTAATCATGTAATCTCGAAGTGACATCCTACCAAATTCATGAGTGCGTATTGGCCAATCAGCGGTTTCCACGATGAATATGATGCCACGCATTAGCCACGATCTACCAACTGTATAGTTCTTGTACAGCATTGTACTTGATCACTTTGTTCGTGTTTCTCAACATACTTGAACATACGGTGTTGGGTGTCTTCAACTTCGTAACTTGTAACGGCAGTTTTACGGTTTTCTTCGGCACGATATTATCAAGTTTTGTCGTGCGTATACGGTAGTATACCACAGTGAACAAATACGTGATCTCTCATTGCaaaatgaagttttatacgttaatatttttattaatttcttccaTCACCGTTTCTTTTGCGAAAATCGAAACCGAAGATGCCGTTTTAGTGCTGACAAAAGATAATATCGATGAGGCTCTCTCAAAATACGATTATTTGCTTCTCGAATTTTGTAAGTAACGCATTACAATGTCTTTATTATTGAATTTCTTCGAACTACGTTTAGGATATTCCCGTGTCTGTTtgtcatttttgcatgcaaaatcTACAGTTTGATTGGAGTTGATCCAGATGCTCGGTCCGTCCACGTCATCATTTAAATAGAAGCCGGTTTCTAAGATTAATGCCACTTGTTAAtaataccttaatttcgtgtttaAGTATGAATAAGTGGAACATACTATGcactattttataatataatttttcggTCTCtaaatttgcaaaaatttcgTGTAACTTGCTATGTCGGTAAATATTTGTTACGATAATTGTTAAGCTTTTAAGAGTAAATAACGCTtgcattaattatttttatagttaTAATTGAAACTGTTCCGCATATTTCTCATGACTGAAAAACATTGAACTATTcctaattaaaaatttatggttaaataactttttattttctGTAATATATAGACGCTCCATGGTGTGGACATTGCAAAGACTTGGCTCCAGAATATGCGAAAGCAGCAAAGAAATTACAGGAAAACAATTCCCCTGTAAAGTTAGCCAAAATTGATGCAACAGTGGAAACAGAATTAGCTGAACAGCATAATGTTAGGGGATACCCTACTCTTACATTCATTCGCAGAAAGTTTTCTATTGAATATACTGGTACCCGTAATGCAGACGATATCGTAGAGTGGGTAACAAGGAAGATTGGTCCACCTGCTAAAGATTTAACTACAGTTGATGAAGCTAAAGCATTCCTTGAAGGAAATAATGTCGCGGTCATTGGATTCTTTAAGGTATTAATTATATCAGTTGTACGAAAGATACTGATTAGAGGTGTGCAAGAATATTTGGAATTCTTGAATGTATTTCCAATTATTTTTCAGATTCTCGCACACTGCTAATAATGATTTATGAACACTCGGACAGCCGTCGGCAGGTATTTTTAGACCCAGAAATCACAGTTTCGCTATCTacgtttttttataattattaacgtCTGGGTTTAAAAGGAGCCACCGATAGCTGCTCGCGTAACAATTTTATTGATGGCTATGCGAGTGTTAAAGGTTGAtgtttattgtaatttactgtgttAACAGGATCTAGAATCGGAAGAAGCAAAGAATCTCATGAATGTTGCTAATGCTAATGGCGATTATGCATTTGGTACAGCTAGCAATGAGGAAGTTCTTAAAGAATATAATGCTGAGTATGGTAAAGTCGTTTTATTTAAGaaggtatttatttttttttttataagtaACCTGTACACACAcattaacaacaatatattttatttattttattgtttgttTTAGTTTGACGATGGCAAAGACGAG is part of the Lasioglossum baleicum chromosome 6, iyLasBale1, whole genome shotgun sequence genome and harbors:
- the LOC143209324 gene encoding methyltransferase-like protein 22, with product MTPYTVTSEIFTENKNSSIKLNNGTAISTFIFKCPSYMIKPNCANYILTHDSDNDLDVDRQKEEKLIIEHRTTTQMQHVGLQVWRGALLLADYILSNPDLFKDKTVLELGAGVGLTSIVASFLAKEVICTDVDVQGILKLIRKNFLRNSAYIKSKFYVTELNFLSSTWPTFYAKRMNEATIILAADVIYDENITEGFVETLKKLLSSKIPKTIYIALEKRYVFTVANMDTTAPMYEEFLKRIETEKQNWQIEYIKIDFPRYFKYNRLKQMILMKIQNKLNE
- the Su(z)12 gene encoding polycomb protein Su(z)12, which translates into the protein MPPKKREKELDGQKGPRMDQIQADHELFLQAFEKPTQIYRFLRTRNQISPIFLYRNLTYMRQRMSRSHKSRRGFKIDTMLEKLMSKNNQEQNPGMRGYMTLTFLGFYDKKAETPQDPVKVETLLLKICHKKRKDVSSPIMQVSVGTSEVPINPCENQPPPKAPTISIPNESFSLNNGHVAKTYMLLLRVYCTSSTGCLMHNCDLDEPAQKRRKSSTGSIKTGGEEVKLYGSELIVYDKHNRCLLTDGDYELGLQEVQTNVRSSPKKHSSWESVPDIKECGPFEVFSKGPTLKFRLNWTMEPSNGLVDRPTPIYPIPNGDNKENRSGNTGLERSSTNNNNNNNNTNNNNSNHNNNNNTLPTPSPLNSSRMTTTNEKADNSTSTQQIVYQFLYNNNSRQQTEACEDLHCPWCSLDCGKLYSLLKHLKLCHSRFTFTYVPIPQGARIDVAINECYDGSYAGSPHELISQPSNVAFSRTGPMRRTSVTNILVCRPKRTKPSLSEFLELDENEYESQRPYITGHNRLYHHTVTCLPIYPKEMDIDSEGENDPKWLQTKTMMMIDDFTDVNEGEKELMKMWNLHVMKHGYVGDCQIPLACQMFLETKGKELLMKNLYRNFVLHMCSLFDFGLISPVILYQMIQRLQEIMKEGGENSDIRKVLQKSHEAQVDKWISTGCHASSDTSKQVLITSTKVNFNNDGGSSNARRKTSLPLGSPNSQNVKTTVSIHNNVSKHASMITTSSNKAVSHSNTIQNSVNKNAGTFTSVQSNANKTASTASVTSTVNSKTSSTISMSNGVSNQNETAQRQSSDIPTRRKSTNSITQALENTTPLRRKSMASESATTEYHRRKLVLDTIPNTSTTHQKPAQNGSSY